AAAGCTCCTGCTGCTTTTCACAACAATGAAAAAATTGAAGACTCTCTAAAAATGATAATGAAGACTAAATCTCCTGTCATTTGGAAACGATCGATTAGCTAGAGCGGGCTTTCTTGCTTGCAAGTGATTAACCCTAATGAAAAGAAATAGCGGAGATTTAAGGAACATGTGCAGTGGTTAGAATGCTAGCAAATTCAATTGTATATTGTGTACAGAATGCTGAAATCGGCACATATGGCAATTATAGCAGGATGTTTTCTGGCAATTGCGCTGTGTTTATCTTTTTCTCATACAGACAGATATTTGTTTTGTAGATTTTGGAGGTTTCCTatattttctttcatttcttGGTTAATCTTTTGATATGGGTACCATAAGCACACATTTTGTCATGTCTGATACCAGCATAACTACACGAGCTTTCCTTGTTCTCTTATACTGCAACATTTGTTCTCTGTAATTACACATTACATAGGAGGAAATCAAACAGAGGGGAGAAAGTTAGGATACTGAGTACTATGTATTGTTACATTGGAATTCATGGAAGAAGCCAAAGCTGGAAGTTAAATTGTAGTATAGTAATCTTATCTCTGCACATTAATCCGATGGAACTGATTGATTTACTTCAGGGTTGGTTATAACATCACTTGACTAGTTGAGAAAATGTTTACTGGCTATGATTTTCCATCTTACTTTGTAAGAAAGCCATTTTAAACAAATACTGGCTAAACTGAATGGTGCGAACCTCAACATTTAGTATATTTGAGCTCACAGTTATCTTTGTCAGGCACACAGGACAACAAAGATTCTCGCAGGGAAGGCACTAGTAATGCCATCATCCCTGCACCAGTTATGCTTCCTAAAGCACCGTAAGTGCATTCATATCGTCTTATCAGTTGTTAACTTGTTGCTGATTCTGttccttttaattttttattgctactaaattttcctttttgatttTCGTCAGTGACTCTGCAATACCAGGCAAAAATACAACAGTACTATCAATTCCTGGGTCATCTGACAGGTTTATTCACTTGCTTTTCCTTCTATTACCATCTGGCCTGTGTACAATATGCATGAATATAGTTTCTGATATTCTCTTAGCTGTGTCAACTGTGATAATTGTAACTATGCAGTTCTGGCTGGTACTTTGAACTGCTCATATGTTGCTGTCTCTTTCAGATTCTCAACATCTGCACTAATGGAAAGGTTACCTAGTAGATGGCCTAAACCTGCATGGCATGCTCCCTGGAAGAATTATCGGGTACTTCTTTTCTCATTTTAAGTGTTGCATTTTGTATAGTTTGCTATACTTGATAAGTTTGGTACCTCAGGGAAAAGTTCCTAGAATATCGTGGCCATTTTTTGGCTTGGGAAAAGAGTTTCATGCCGAGCTTGCATGCAATTCTAATATCCATACCCTGAATTATTATACTGTTCAAAACCATTAAACCCTCAAACTCTTCTGCATGTGTGGAATTTGATTGATCTATGAGCGCATCTTATTTCTCACTACCAACAAAATGCATTATTTGTTCTCCAGAAATTGTGTTGATGTATATACACGTATGCAGGTAATCAGTGGTCACTTGGGATGGGTGCGATCTATAGCGTTTGATCCAGGGAATGAATGGTTCTGTACTGGTTCTGCTGATAGGACAATAAAGGTGAGCCCTACAGCCTACTTTCATGGTCTGGAAAATTTAATTGAAttcatgtatgcatgcaaGCAGTTGATATCGCAACCTGTATCTCATCTCTCATAGCATAGTCCCTCAGGCACTAGGCTATCTTCCCCCTCTTATGCAATCGTACTTGAAACCAACAATCCAATTGCACCAACATGTCACACTACTTCCATGTGTAGTTCACTTATTgattctctttttttaggaTATCACTTATTGATTCTCTGACTCTTGTCCTGTTGTAGATATGGGACCTTGCATCAGGGACTTTGAAGCTTACACTGACTGGTCATATTGAACAAGTTCGTGGTAAGTTGTTCTTGGTTTTGGGTAGCAAGGTCTCATCAGGCACTCAACACCCTTTTAATATGTTTGTTTTACCCCCATCAGAAAGTTTAGTAACTGTTGATTGTAATGTGTATTGATGTAGGACTTGCGGTCAGTCAGCGGCACACATATTTATTTTCTGCTGGTGATGACAAACAAGTAAAATGTTGGGATCTAGAACAAAACAAGGTTTGTTTTtattatttaattaatcacgTTCACTTGTTTGTATGTAGAATAATGACATTCTCGTCACATCTTGTTTGCATTGTCTGTTAAAGGTTATTCGTTCTTATCATGGGCATCTGAGTGGAGTTTACTGCCTAGCTCTCCATCCAACAATCGATGTCTTGCTGACAGGTGGTCGAGATTCAGTTTGTAGGGTATGAAATCACTTCTTACTGTTGCATACTATGCAAAATCGAGCAGCACGTGATACACTAAGATGTTCTTGTTTTATACACAGGTGTGGGACATCCGAACAAAAGCACATATCTCTGCTTTGACCGGTCACGATAACACGGTTTGTTCAGTGTTTGCTCGGCCAACGGTGAGAAAGCAATTTAACCTGTCATAACTCACTGTAATACTGAGTTTTGCTTATTATCTCAAAAGAACAAATACTGAGTTTTGCTGCCCTCAGTATTCTCTTCATCTAGTGATGTCTCAAACTCAAACTTCTAATTGGACTCTCTGATCTGATGTGTGACACATTTGAGTTTTCTTCTTAAAGTTCACGAGAAACAGTTAAAAACGATATTAATACACGCACACAGCTCTGGTTCGATCGCTGTGTTATTATCTAAGCCAGGCTTTTATCTTGTGCTTGGGATAGTATTTCCTTATTTATTTTACTGACTACTGATAATTATCCaattctattttattttccattcCTCAGGATCCACAAGTTGTCACTGGCTCCCATGATACAACTATCAAGTTCTGGGATCTTGTAGCTGGTAATCTAACTATCAAAGTCAACAATGTTCGTTATGAGTGATTTCCTGTATATGTTTCTGTTCCATTACAGTTTGCTTCTGCAGGGAGGACTATGTGTACTCTTACACACCACAAGAAGTCCGTTAGGGCTATGGCACTGCATCCAAAAGAGTCAGTTCTTAGCCATGAATTCATTTTCATATTATCTACATGATTGGAACCTTTACAAATTACCTCTTATGTAGGAAATCATTTGCATCAGCATCAGCGGACAACATAAAGAAGTTTAGTCTGCCCAAAGGCGAATTTTTGCATAACATGCTGTGAGTTTATCTATTTCCATTTTTTCCCCACATTATGTATAGTTGGCATGGTTTGTGTTTTATTTTAACGGTAACCAGGAGCATGAAGTATTGCACTATATATTAATGCTATAGTATCAAAACTTGCCACTTACCCTTAGCAAAATGTCCACGCTTTGCTAGAGATGAATAATATATAACCAATCGTATTAAGACATCACCACTGGCTCAGAGTTCAATACCGTAcatattcttctttttttgttagttttttttaggaaagtGGTTAAGATAGTTTTATGTGGAATTATGACCGTAGGTGTTCTCGGTCTCATCCTCAATACTTATTCCAAGGCTTGAACTCAATTTCTAACAATTCCAATAGAATTGCTATTACAAAAGGAGAACTTATGCAGGTTACAAGTGCATACGTATTccaatatactccctccgatcctaaattgttgccgaaatattacatgtatctagacgctttttaagaatggatacatccatatttgggcaaatttgagtcaagaatttaggatcagagggagtactgcaTACTCCCTGTAGTCACAAGAGTTAATGTTTTGCAATATGCTCAGTGTAGGATTCTGAACTTTGGCTTTGATATTTTGCGTGACTGAAGAGAGTTATTTGAATGTTAAAACAGTTTCAACTTATTACATCTGAATATGATATTTTTTGCTCAGTGCAACAATTTAACCTAGATATGGCACATGATGCACTAAACTTCTCGTCTGTTATCACCTTCAGGTCCCAGCAAAAAACAATTCTAAATGCAATGGCTGTTAATGAAGATGGTGTCCTGGCAACTGCGGGTAAGTACATTGAAAATTTGCCATGTTCATCCAATTTATCAGGGGCCTGCCTCCACCATACTTTCTTAAACATAGATGTTTTATTTGGTGAATTGCATTCACGATGCATTGCCATATCCCATATATACAAACCTGAATCATATTTATTTCTAAGATCTTATGGGACCACATATAGGCAAATCTTATTTCACAATCTCTTAACATGCTTTCAGAATTCAGACCGTTTTTGTATTAATGaaaactttcttttttttgcaggggaCAATGGAAGCATGTGGTTTTGGGATTGGAAGAGTGGCCATAATTTTCAGCAAGAACAGACTATTGTCCAGCCGGGTACGTATtattttgcatttgcattgGTTAGCAACTAATAAGTGGACAAATGGCAGTCAGCTCAGCTTTTTGGATTTTCTGGCAACATTTATTCTCTGATGAGGGGTGATGCATAGTTGCTGTTGAATCGTCCAATCTTGTGTTCTTGGCTTGGCCGTGCTGGTCTAGTAGGTCTTGGTGCTTGTTGAGAACTAGAATCGCTGACCATACTCACCCCTTCCGTCTCCAATTTCAGGATCACTGGAGAGTGAAGCATGTATATATGCCCTTTCATACGATAATAGTGGATCGAGGCTTGTGACCTGCGAGGCAGATAAAACTATAAAGATGTGGAGAGAAGATTTAACAGCTACACCAGAAACCCATCCCATCAACTTCAAGCCCCCAAAGGATATCCGGAGATACTGATTGCCACACAAGTTACAAAGTCAAGTGGTGACTTTGTTGGGCCTGTATTATTGGTGTATTAAGTTCTAACGTATCTGTAACTCTATAATACATATATTGTTTTGTACTAGTATTTATTGCTGAATTTGAACAGCTTTTGGTgacatgttttcttttgcagatttttaattttattccATGCTAATATCACATTTGGAGTTTTGGCGATGCATCAAATCAAAATTCTAATTTGcttttttctgttttagtGGTATTTGTAGTGTCTATGAAACTGCCATCTTGCCGGAATGAACAGTACTCCGTAtgtattttgtttggtttctcGAAATGGCTGATGTTGACGAGAATAGCTGATGCTGTGTAGCCGATGGGTAGCCATTCATCCTATAATGCCAGGAGTTCATTCCTTCTAAAAATTCGCCAATCAGACAGTTAAATCACAGAAAGGTGGGGCTAAAATTTATACCATTGACAATATTGGATGAATGGCTGGATTTGATCAATTTTAGGTGGTAACATTGAGGTGCAGTTTAGGTGAGTTTGGCATTGAGATTGAGATGGATTATAATAATCCAACTTTCCAACCGGCTTTTGactattatttttttaggaaacacagtacagacgCAGACACTCACAAGTAtgcacgcacaccctacctCTACGAGTACCTTCGAGAGGCTGGTCCGGCACATCATCTTAAGGTTGACGAACTCACAACACGCGcctcgtagttgacgggtacgtcactcccactGAAAGCACAACGCCGGTTAGTTCCTGAAAATGCGAGAACCACGTCAAATCGGAGATTTAAACCTGGATGGgttggttccaccacaaggaaccaactACCTGAGTTAGGCTTTTGGCTATTTTCATGTTTGGCTAAGTaacttttttctattttcatgtgtattttttcacaGGCACGGCACATTTCAGCAATGCGAAACTAATCCTTCGAGTTCAGTTGAGTTGGACCATATGTTCTCATGTGATTCTACCTTGTTAGAAACATCTTGTGATATTAATACGTCATGGATAAAAGAGTCCTTTTAAATATATAGTAGACCGAACGTTTACATTGAAGATTTTAGCGTACATTTGGCTACctggtttttcaacaatcTCGAGCAATTTATTGATCACACAATCATAATGTCTTTACGACGTGTTGCTTGCATACGATCCGGGGCCTCGTTACATCATACATTCATACCGCATCAACACAATGCTCACAGACCCAAGCCAAACAATGTCGGAGTCTTTCAAAACCCGACCAAAGCATTTGGCTAATCGTTTAGCACGAAGGCAGCACGAAAGAATGTAGGTCGGTGGTATATGTACGTATGAGCCTAGTGTATAAAAATATTTGCCATTTCATACATTTAAGCCTACTTGTCATTTCAAAGGTACCTAAGCAAAATTTGTCAGGATTAATACCAGCGCCTCCTTGCGCAGCCACAAAATAGAATTTTAGCAGACTTTGAAAGAGTGTTATTTATTGGTAAGTtttggtacttcctccgtcctacaaaggatgtctcaattttgattaaatttgaatgcatctatacactaggtcatgtgtagatacatccaaattttgacaaacttgagacatccaaATTAAGTTAAAAATTTAAACCGAAAATCAAAACTTTACCAAGAAGCCCTCCTTTTGACCTTTTCTATGCATGCTATTGCAGTTTAAAAACTGAAACGACAGGCAAACTTTGCACCGAGACAAAAGGAAGTTAAATGAGCGGCAAACTTTGACTAACAAACATGTCATTATCCAGATCGTTTCTGCAGAAGTGCAATTAGCAATTTTCTTATCACATAGAAACCCcagaaaaacgaaaaaaattcaaatggtCCAGGATTTGACCTTGCGAAGCTCCCTCCGTACCAACATCTTCCACATCGACACTCCAAGTAACTTATGGAGCTGACTTAACCTCTGGCCTCTCACAGAAGTTAAAGTTGAGCCAACGTTGGTCACTGCAATAGTACCTCTACTACACGGGCAAAATTCTCTAGCGTGGAAGAATTCAGATGACATGGGGCTCGTATCTGACCTAGCTATTCACATTTGGCAAACCTGCACTGGCCGAACTAGCACTTGCGTAAGCCTTTGCGCAGTTCTGCTGGATAATCACCAAACTGAATGCTAGTAGGAGGATGCATGTTGAATAGGTAAGCAACTGGTGCTGATACTTGCATCCCATTCGGATAGCTGGGGGTGTCTGTAAACCATCCGAGGGTTGCTTCGTCGAACATAAATGATTCActcagaaaaaagaagcattCCCTTGCCAATCTATCCACCTGTAAAAACAGTATCAGCTGTCAAATTTGGCAGTAGACCAATAAAATGACACTTGTTGACTCACTGAACTTCTGAAGAATTTATACTGGTAGGACATTAACAGGCCATACCCATAACGTACAGGCAAATAACAAATATCTATCACCATTCGTGCACAGTAAGGCAAATTAGGCCTGTAGTTTTCAGCTGTATTTCGCGTGTGAACTAATTTTAATTTGCAATTCGAAATTAAGAAATGTCATACCTGCAAGTGAACAAATTTTGTGTTATTCATGATCAAGATGACCTGCAAATTAGACAATGTTTCTGACAAGGTCTTGATGGCAATATTCTCAAAGAACTTCTGCAAGAGAACTTTCTCATTGATTGATTCATCAGAATCAAAATCAGCAAACCATAAAACTCGCTGTAGTTTTGCCCATGGAACTGGTAGTTTATGTTCACCGCCAATAATTAGATGAGATGGATCAGCCACATTCTGGAGTATCAAGATGCCGTTTGTCACTAAATCCGGCTCAACAGAATGCAGACCAGGCGTACATGCAACTATCTTACTGGGGTCATAATAGTGACAAAGTTTACAAGAGAACTGCAGATTTTTGTCATTCATGACAAGAATATACCCATCTCCACCTGCAGGCAGTAACTTTTTACAACATACTGAGGTGGCTTTGTCTTCTTGAGAGCATATTCCAGATGTCATAGATGAAGACTTCAAGGAACCAGAATCATGTGAAAATGAGCAAGAGTTACCATTTCTACAACCCTGATTAATAAGGAACAAACATCAGATTAAAGATTAATCATGCACATCCAGTTCTCTAAATACTTGGTTAAACTGATGCACGGAATATCACTCTTAGCTGTAAACTACACTATAATAGATTTAACCAAAAGCAAACTGGGATATTACCGTTCTGTTGTTAATGGCATCTAGTGAGTGGAGGAAGGGATTTGACTGGTTAAATCAACACTAATTTGTTGATAGTCTTGTCAATGGGTTGCACTGAATTAATATAAACACAACAGTATACACAACAAAGGGCTTATAACATAACACTGTCAATTATGAGTGGCATTGTAGCACTAGGGCTTTAcagttctttttgtttctttcgtTATTTTCGTTGTTCCAGttaatttgttcttttttactCTTTCTCTCTGGCTGGATTTTGTTGTACGGTTAATGTCGTTTTGATGCTTCCTTCTAATAAAAATGACACACATTTAGATGCGTGTtcagagaaaagaagaagccataatgcaAGTGGCATGAGCAAAGAAAAtgtgaataaataaataaaatgctGCAATATTGTACCTGTAATGTGAGAAAGAACATGCATACTGGTTTGCGGGCACGAGACGAATGAGAAAAGGGGCATGTGTCCCCTCGAGTACAAGATCCACGAACAAAGAACACACACATCTCACTTTCAAATGCCTGTTTAACATAACCAGGAACTTGTTCTCTACAAGAAACTTTCTTGTCCTCTGCAAGTTGTGTCTTCATCTGGGAACAATCAAGAATCATTATGGTCGCAGAGTATATTTATAATACTTGTTTAGCAAACATCTATTTAATTTATCTCTTGTATAAATATAATTTGACAATGCATAGTGTTAACAACACACCTCCTTGATGAGCGTCTGCAGTATTACAACAGTCAGAGCGGCCCCAAAATCAGTTGGAGAAACATAAGGGGTTGCAGCACACTTCATCTGTGAATCTAAGTGAGGATTCTCAGCTTCCAACAAGAGTGAATTCATATCCTCTATCTCAAGTACTTCATGGTGAAGACATGCATGGTGGAATTCAGAAGGCTGAAGGTACATTGGAGGATTAATTTTCCCAAGAAAACTCGGCCTAAAACGGTGCAGCGTGCTCATAACATCATCATCTGTTCAAAATGAAGAGTTGATAACAATCAATGTCACATACAATTCTGAAGTATTTTGCAACTGGCGCTTGAGTAGGTTGTCACATAAACTAAttgtaatattttgtttgaACACAAAGCACTTCCTCGTGGCACACTATGCACCCCTTTCTACAATCTGTAATGGGAAAATGTACATATAAGTGTGAAAAAGAACCCGGCCACTACAAAACATGCACAATGAGCGAtcaaaatactactccctcgatccataaaaagtgtcgcccacttagtacaaaatttgtactaacttagtacaaaatggacgacactttttatgtatcggaaggagtactagATAGAGTACAACAGGTTAAAGGACATACAAATTTCGGAGATGTTGTTCAGTGCTCCTGGCACAAGGTTATGAAATGCACACCACACTTCTTCAGGTTTAGAGATGGAGGGATGAGATGCTGTCGCCTCTTGGGTGCTCACCACATTTTTCAGATACTCAAGTCGATACATGTCCTGAAATATATGAAACTACAAATTTGAGGATATAattcatgtttagatacaagACAACAATCAGTGCATCTTGATTCATTGACAATCAATCTCACTCAAGCCAAGGCCATAGCATCCCAGCAATAGTCATTCACTGGGAATGGAACTAACAGAGAAAATGTTGAACTGCTCGCATCTTTTCATTAAGCAGAGAAGCAAGCATAGTAGCATACAAACAAGATTTTGAGTTTATGGGGCAAGACACAATGCTCACATGCAAACAAATTAGTAAATGTTACTATGACAAGGTTTTGAAAGTTTCTTCTATCAATGTTGAAAATAGCCTACTGTCCAATGCAACAGGTTCTGATAATAGGCACAGGGATCAAGCCAAAGCTGTTTTGGAGAGTGGTATACTGGTTAGTGTACCTTAAACATTCGCTGCCAAAATTGAAATGCACAGAGGTTTCCAATGAGTGTAGCTTCCTTCTTACCAACTTGCAGCTTGCCACTCTCATCAAAGTAATTGTCTCTGAACATCTTACACTGTAAAAACAGACAGTAGGATAACTAATACAGCATTGAGTCAGATCTAAGCATTTTTCACGAGGCAACAGAAACATACCAACGCTTGATGGCCAAAAGGTTGCAGGATAGGAAGTGGTTGGATATCCAACATAATGCTTAACAGAATTCCTTCATGGAGAGCACCAACCTCACCAAATTTCAGGGTAAGAACAGAAGCATCAAATGACAATGGCAAGCTATTGAGCAAACAGCCATAAAAAGTGGGCTCATAGCGCCCTCTAGGAGAAGTTGGCTTAACCAATGCTTGAATTTGAACAAGTGAGTCTAATGCATCTTGAATAACATCCGAATTTGGTGGGTCGAGAACTTTTTGCAGCAAGACTGGCAAAAATGAGTAAATGTTAGTGAGAATATTACCTTGGTCTAAAAATAAAGAACATGAATTGCAAATAATGTTTGTTTTCAAAACGCATAtagtcaaaattttgaaacctTGGATTGCTACTATGCACATAAGCATAGAAGTATCTGGTGTTTTTTATAATTTGACTAAACATACTATTGGAAGCAAATGGCCAAAGTCTATATAAAAGGCTGtgcaaaatatgaaaaataaacatttgTGGACACAGGGTGCAGTCACTGAAATATGGACAAGgaaaaatataaatttgagAAAATATAACAAAAACATAACATGTGAAAAGAAACGTCAATAAAAAAATAGCCGAATTGCAATTAAAAAGTACCATTTGGATCATTCATAGCTCTGGACTCTGCACAACAAACCATGAGCACTTGTTCTCTTAACGATAACCTTAAAATGGCAGGATGTTCATGATCATCGAAACTTTTGTAAAATGGTCCGGTTACCAAGCGATAAATTTGACCATCACATGTTCGGCCCGTCCTGCCTTTCCGCTGCTCAGCCTAGAAAAGGTGAAAAATAGTTGCAAGCTTCAGGGTCAAAAGTAAGTTCTAAAATGAATGACATCAGCCTATGTTGTGAGATCAACCTGTGACTTGGAAACCCATACAAGCCCAGCTGCCTCTGTTTTCCTGATTGAATCCCAATAGACTTGCAATGATCTACAGGAATCAATAACATAAGCAACTCCTGGAATAGTGACAGATGATTCAGCAATGTTTGTTGCCAGTATGACCTGCAACAAAAAGTGCAACTCAGAAAAATCATTTGCAATCAATTTTCTCTAACACACTCAGTTACAATCAATTGACAATAAAATATTGACCCAATCATGTAGACACTCATACATCCATGCTAATTTTTTCCTCTAAAGCAATGGCAAATTTTATGGTTGCTAGGGACTGGGGCACTATGTAGGCTGATACCAGGGAGAGGGGACAGCTGGCAATGCCGAGAGGCCAGGGATTGAATCCTGGGCCTACGGCTATTCCCAATGGAAGTTGGACCGTGGTCACTACAGTGAGAAGGCAAACGGTGTAAAGTTTTTCTTTCGTAGGAAACCCAGATCTCTCTTTGACagtggaggagggagaacTTTGGTGGGCTACATCTACAGTAAACCTCCAGCTAATTAGAGATATCATGGGATGCAGATAAATAAGAGTAGTGAAGAGAGACGTTTCCTCTGAAATTACATCAACAATGCGAAGACAATTAGCAAATAACACGACAAATATACCAGACAAAATGTTAAAATTTTGTCACCATGTCTCACTAGTGACACCACATAGGTTAAAAGATAATCTTGCAGGTAAGAAAGTTTTAATTGCACTAAGCTGGATCGCAATACAACAATTCATACCTTTCGGCAAGACTTTGAGACCTTCATAGTTTGAAGTGCTTCATCAGTGTCAATGCTGCGATGAAGAATGTGCACCTTGAAATCTGAACTAAACAGCAGACGGATCCACTGCTGCTCCAACGCATAGTATGTAGGAAGGAAAACCAAAATACTCTTTTCAATGTCTGGATCATTCTGGTGTATGTGAAGTAGTAACTTGTGGATGAGTTGATACACATCAGGGTTAAGaccagcatcagcatcagcataCACCCCAGAGCAATATTTTGTAGAAAGTGACTCAGAATTCATCTCCAGAATATCAGCAATCTAGCAGTATTTCTTTGCATCAGGTGATAATTGATAGTAACGAAACAGATTAGAAGATGCTGATATAAATCACGATTGtgtaaaaataaatcaagGTAACCAAATTTTAGAGCGAAAACTCACAACCCCTTGTAAGAGAAACATTAAATCCTTGTACGCCTCTAGGGTCACGCGGGTAAAGGGGTTCAACTTGGAGGTGCATATAAGGATTGAACCAAAGTTCTAGTAGTAGTAATAAACAAATTAACCTAATTAAAGAAACTGACAATCATAACTTAAACTCAGCATGAGTCGGTAATTTGAAATAGCTATGGTTCAACGATACATTCTGCGAAATGGCGATAATATATTGGTTAAGTAGTACAATTATAGAAtacattgcatatttgaaaaTGGAGAgaagtccattttacccccgTAAACTTGTTGAAGAGTTCACATTACACCCAATTATTTTTTGTCAATTTTAGTTGATGGGTATGGACATGGGTACGACCTTAGACCCATGGATAGGGTCGTTGGTGGGCGATGGTTATGCTCATGGGTATGGGTTTGATAATGATCAACTCGAACCCTGTATGTCAATTTTAGCTGAAACTTTACCAAAGAGTAAATGAATAATTTATGATTTACTGGA
The Brachypodium distachyon strain Bd21 chromosome 2, Brachypodium_distachyon_v3.0, whole genome shotgun sequence genome window above contains:
- the LOC100823370 gene encoding protein pleiotropic regulatory locus 1, whose translation is MEMSMAAGGEPVEPQSLKKLSLKSLKRSLDLFAPTHSLLFSPDAESKRIRVSCKVNAEYGAVKNLPTDQGRAQGKGAVAPSTTLALPGTQDNKDSRREGTSNAIIPAPVMLPKAPDSAIPGKNTTVLSIPGSSDRFSTSALMERLPSRWPKPAWHAPWKNYRVISGHLGWVRSIAFDPGNEWFCTGSADRTIKIWDLASGTLKLTLTGHIEQVRGLAVSQRHTYLFSAGDDKQVKCWDLEQNKVIRSYHGHLSGVYCLALHPTIDVLLTGGRDSVCRVWDIRTKAHISALTGHDNTVCSVFARPTDPQVVTGSHDTTIKFWDLVAGRTMCTLTHHKKSVRAMALHPKEKSFASASADNIKKFSLPKGEFLHNMLSQQKTILNAMAVNEDGVLATAGDNGSMWFWDWKSGHNFQQEQTIVQPGSLESEACIYALSYDNSGSRLVTCEADKTIKMWREDLTATPETHPINFKPPKDIRRY
- the LOC100837365 gene encoding zinc finger CCCH domain-containing protein 4, with amino-acid sequence MAVMAEVGPEEAPRRRPPLPVEALRDRIVEKVKENRVTLIVGDTGCGKSSMVPQFLLEENLEPIMCTQPRRFAVVAIAQMVAEFRKCQVGEEVGYHIGHSNVSNLNSTRSKIVFKTAGVVLEQMRDKGIAALKYKVIILDEIHERSVESDLVLACVKQFMTKKNDIRLVLMSATADITRYKEYFRDIGRGERVEVIAIPSSPRTRIFQRKVLYLEQIADILEMNSESLSTKYCSGVYADADAGLNPDVYQLIHKLLLHIHQNDPDIEKSILVFLPTYYALEQQWIRLLFSSDFKVHILHRSIDTDEALQTMKVSKSCRKVILATNIAESSVTIPGVAYVIDSCRSLQVYWDSIRKTEAAGLVWVSKSQAEQRKGRTGRTCDGQIYRLVTGPFYKSFDDHEHPAILRLSLREQVLMVCCAESRAMNDPNVLLQKVLDPPNSDVIQDALDSLVQIQALVKPTSPRGRYEPTFYGCLLNSLPLSFDASVLTLKFGEVGALHEGILLSIMLDIQPLPILQPFGHQALCKMFRDNYFDESGKLQVGKKEATLIGNLCAFQFWQRMFKDMYRLEYLKNVVSTQEATASHPSISKPEEVWCAFHNLVPGALNNISEIYDDVMSTLHRFRPSFLGKINPPMYLQPSEFHHACLHHEVLEIEDMNSLLLEAENPHLDSQMKCAATPYVSPTDFGAALTVVILQTLIKEMKTQLAEDKKVSCREQVPGYVKQAFESEMCVFFVRGSCTRGDTCPFSHSSRARKPVCMFFLTLQGCRNGNSCSFSHDSGSLKSSSMTSGICSQEDKATSVCCKKLLPAGGDGYILVMNDKNLQFSCKLCHYYDPSKIVACTPGLHSVEPDLVTNGILILQNVADPSHLIIGGEHKLPVPWAKLQRVLWFADFDSDESINEKVLLQKFFENIAIKTLSETLSNLQVILIMNNTKFVHLQVDRLARECFFFLSESFMFDEATLGWFTDTPSYPNGMQVSAPVAYLFNMHPPTSIQFGDYPAELRKGLRKC